One Ananas comosus cultivar F153 linkage group 23, ASM154086v1, whole genome shotgun sequence genomic window carries:
- the LOC109727810 gene encoding UPF0161 protein At3g09310 — translation MASALLISPPSSKPYSHPPSLFDHSKSLSEGSRSFLLFPLRSPRSVASRTSQGEIRRFPCSRREEVSIQKRVDEEEIRDFGVKVALSMLKFYKREISPLLPSSCRYVPTCSEYSMEAYKRYGFVKGTILTAWRICRCNPLGGSGFDPPRWFGEQEPSEQ, via the exons ATGGCCTCGGCGCTCCTCATATCTCCTCCCTCGTCGAAACCCTATTCtcaccctccctctctcttcgaTCATTCCAAATCGCTCTCCGAAGGTTCCAGATCCTTCCTCCTCTTTCCCCTCCGATCGCCGCGTAGCGTCGCCTCTCGCACTTCTCAA GGGGAGATTCGTCGGTTTCCATGTAGTCGACGGGAGGAAGTTTCAATTCAGAAGCGCGTAGATG AGGAGGAAATTAGGGATTTCGGGGTTAAAGTAGCATTGTCGATGCTCAAATTCTACAAAA GAGAGATCTCGCCGTTGTTGCCTTCTAGCTGTCGCTATGTTCCTACGTGTAGTGAGTATTCGATGGAGGCGTACAAAAGATATGGTTTTGTAAAGGGAACGATCTTGACGGCTTGGCGTATCTGCCGTTGCAATCCTCTCG GTGGATCCGGATTTGATCCTCCCAGGTGGTTTGGCGAGCAAGAGCCATCTGAACAATGA